A single window of Periophthalmus magnuspinnatus isolate fPerMag1 chromosome 22, fPerMag1.2.pri, whole genome shotgun sequence DNA harbors:
- the ghsra gene encoding growth hormone secretagogue receptor a, whose amino-acid sequence MQSWSNDTQCLSLSNCSGENDNSTLDHIPLNLHSIPLLTATTVACSLLFLVGVAGNVMTILVVSKFRDMRTTTNLYLCSMAVSDLVILLCMPLDLYRMWRYRPWRFGDALCKLFNFVSELCTYSTILSITALSVERYLAICFPLRAKALVTKKRVRALILALWTVSMMSAGPVFVVVGVERDNRSDMDPEDTRECKMTHYALESGLMGAMMWLSSAFFVMPVFCLTVLYSLIGRKLWQRHRETCMSSRVAHRERSNRQTIKMLVVVVFAFVLCWLPFHVGRYLQFRSLYTQSQLLSTLSGYCSLVSVVLFYLSAAINPILYNTMSWKYRRAAGRLFGITDNNQPHRCRTASNLKGQCSNIWNESTASF is encoded by the exons ATGCAATCTTGGTCCAACGATACTCAGTGCCTCTCCCTCAGTAACTGCAGCGGGGAGAACGACAACAGCACATTGGACCATATCCCTCTGAATCTCCACTCCATCCCGCTCCTCACGGCCACCACAGTCGCGTGCTCGCTGCTGTTTCTCGTGGGAGTCGCGGGGAACGTGATGACTATTCTGGTGGTGAGTAAATTCAGAGACATGCGGACCACCACCAACTTGTACCTGTGCAGCATGGCGGTGTCGGACCTGGTCATCCTCCTGTGCATGCCTCTGGACTTGTACCGGATGTGGAGGTACAGACCGTGGCGCTTTGGAGACGCACTTTGTAAACTCTTTAATTTTGTCTCCGAGTTGTGTACATATTCTACTATTCTCAGCATCACCGCTCTCTCCGTGGAGCGCTACTTGGCGATATGTTTTCCGTTACGCGCCAAGGCTCTGGTCACCAAAAAACGTGTGCGCGCGCTGATTCTTGCTCTATGGACCGTGTCTATGATGAGCGCGGGGCCCGTGTTTGTTGTGGTGGGGGTAGAACGGGACAACAGAAGCGACATGGACCCGGAGGACACGCGCGAGTGTAAAATGACGCACTACGCTCTGGAGTCGGGGCTGATGGGCGCAATGATGTGGCTCAGCTCCGCGTTCTTCGTCATGCCCGTGTTCTGCCTCACGGTTCTCTACAGCCTCATTGGCCGAAAACTGTGGCAAAGGCACCGTGAGACCTGCATGAGCTCCCGGGTCGCGCACAGGGAACGGAGCAACAGGCAAACCATCAAGATGTTGG TGGTCGTGGTCTTTGCCTTCGTCCTCTGCTGGCTCCCGTTCCACGTCGGCCGTTACCTCCAGTTCCGCTCCCTGTACACCCAGTCCCAGCTCCTGTCCACTCTGTCTGGATACTGCAGCCTGGTGTCGGTCGTCCTGTTCTACCTGAGCGCAGCCATTAACCCCATCCTCTACAACACCATGTCCTGGAAGTACAGAAGGGCCGCCGGTCGCCTGTTCGGGATCACAGACAATAACCAACCTCACCGGTGTCGCACGGCCAGCAATTTAAAAGGACAGTGCTCAAACATCTGGAACGAGTCCACCGCCAGCTTTTAA